The proteins below are encoded in one region of Brassica napus cultivar Da-Ae chromosome A6, Da-Ae, whole genome shotgun sequence:
- the LOC106402892 gene encoding SEC12-like protein 2 isoform X2, which yields MANTQTYGFPIYAADWIAEDTVRSKIDKENSEDCIEPSASRSCIALAGGGGEGRSGIPNVIVICRVDLETNSLLEQPVGRVVVSGLPYRMAVHPREGGLICALPESCKRFDWENIMRPREGEELEEVINELEDVGQQLALEFNQEGSLLATGGEDGTLRIFEWPSMITILNESKAHGEVKNLTFSESGKFLVSLGGPLCRVWDVNASTAVASLSKEKDEMFASCRFSVDNSGDEVLYIAAKTERGGSIITWDTTSWKRKQSKLLKNYSITAFNVSPDGKFLAFGTLEGDVLIISSTKMKTHQFVKKAHLGLVTALTFSPDSRCLVSVSFDSRAKLTVIEKNQNPETNGINWLVVFLLFVLLVVVLYYFLMVNGIIAS from the exons ATGGCGAATACGCAGACTTACGGCTTTCCGATATACGCCGCGGACTGGATCGCGGAAGATACCGTTAGATCAAAAATCGATAAAGAGAATTCCGAAGATTGCATCGAGCCGTCGGCCTCCCGGAGCTGCATCGCGTTGGCCGGCGGAGGCGGAGAGGGGCGAAGCGGGATTCCTAACGTCATCGTAATCTGTCGTGTTGATCTCGAAACCAATTCTCTCTTGGAACAACCT gTGGGTAGGGTTGTGGTCAGTGGTCTTCCTTATAGAATGGCTGTTCATCCTCGGGAAGGTGGTCTTATCTGCGCATTGCCAGAGAGTTGCAA ACGGTTTGATTGGGAGAACATTATGAGGCCAAGGGAGGGTGAAGAGTTGGAGGAAGTGATTAACGAGTTAGAAGATGTTGGACAACAGTTAGCTCTGGAGTTTAATCAGGAGGGGTCTTTGCTTGCTACTGGTGGGGAG GATGGAACTTTGAGGATTTTTGAATGGCCTAGTATGATAACGATACTTAATGAATCCAAGGCACATGGAGAAGTTAAAAACCTTACTTTCAG CGAAAGTGGTAAGTTTCTTGTATCTCTTGGAGGTCCACTTTGTCGGGTTTGGGACGTAAATGCTTCTACTGCCGTTGCTAGTCTATCAAAAGAGAAG GACGAGATGTTTGCCTCCTGCAGATTCTCCGTTGACAATTCAGGCGATGAAGTTCTTTATATTGCTGCAAAGACTG AACGTGGTGGGAGTATTATAACATGGGATACAACATCATGGAAAAGAAAACAATCAAAGCTTTTGAAAAACTACTCTATTACGGCCTTTAATGTCTCACCTGATGGAAAATTTCTTGCATT CGGAACCCTTGAAGGAGATGTTTTGATAATTAGTTCAACAAAAATGAAGACTCATCAATTCGTTAAGAAAGCTCATCTCGGTTTGGTCACCGCACTTACTTTCTCCCCTGATTCAAG GTGCTTAGTGTCAGTATCTTTTGACTCAAGAGCAAAGCTAACCGTcattgaaaaaaatcaaaatcctgAAACAA ATGGAATAAACTGGTTGGTGGTGTTTTTGTTGTTCGTGTTGCTAGTAGTGGTTTTGTATTATTTCTTGATGGTAAATGGGATCATAGCCTCATAG
- the LOC106402892 gene encoding SEC12-like protein 2 isoform X1, whose translation MANTQTYGFPIYAADWIAEDTVRSKIDKENSEDCIEPSASRSCIALAGGGGEGRSGIPNVIVICRVDLETNSLLEQPVGRVVVSGLPYRMAVHPREGGLICALPESCNYLLIRRRFDWENIMRPREGEELEEVINELEDVGQQLALEFNQEGSLLATGGEDGTLRIFEWPSMITILNESKAHGEVKNLTFSESGKFLVSLGGPLCRVWDVNASTAVASLSKEKDEMFASCRFSVDNSGDEVLYIAAKTERGGSIITWDTTSWKRKQSKLLKNYSITAFNVSPDGKFLAFGTLEGDVLIISSTKMKTHQFVKKAHLGLVTALTFSPDSRCLVSVSFDSRAKLTVIEKNQNPETNGINWLVVFLLFVLLVVVLYYFLMVNGIIAS comes from the exons ATGGCGAATACGCAGACTTACGGCTTTCCGATATACGCCGCGGACTGGATCGCGGAAGATACCGTTAGATCAAAAATCGATAAAGAGAATTCCGAAGATTGCATCGAGCCGTCGGCCTCCCGGAGCTGCATCGCGTTGGCCGGCGGAGGCGGAGAGGGGCGAAGCGGGATTCCTAACGTCATCGTAATCTGTCGTGTTGATCTCGAAACCAATTCTCTCTTGGAACAACCT gTGGGTAGGGTTGTGGTCAGTGGTCTTCCTTATAGAATGGCTGTTCATCCTCGGGAAGGTGGTCTTATCTGCGCATTGCCAGAGAGTTGCAA TTACTTGTTGATACGCAGACGGTTTGATTGGGAGAACATTATGAGGCCAAGGGAGGGTGAAGAGTTGGAGGAAGTGATTAACGAGTTAGAAGATGTTGGACAACAGTTAGCTCTGGAGTTTAATCAGGAGGGGTCTTTGCTTGCTACTGGTGGGGAG GATGGAACTTTGAGGATTTTTGAATGGCCTAGTATGATAACGATACTTAATGAATCCAAGGCACATGGAGAAGTTAAAAACCTTACTTTCAG CGAAAGTGGTAAGTTTCTTGTATCTCTTGGAGGTCCACTTTGTCGGGTTTGGGACGTAAATGCTTCTACTGCCGTTGCTAGTCTATCAAAAGAGAAG GACGAGATGTTTGCCTCCTGCAGATTCTCCGTTGACAATTCAGGCGATGAAGTTCTTTATATTGCTGCAAAGACTG AACGTGGTGGGAGTATTATAACATGGGATACAACATCATGGAAAAGAAAACAATCAAAGCTTTTGAAAAACTACTCTATTACGGCCTTTAATGTCTCACCTGATGGAAAATTTCTTGCATT CGGAACCCTTGAAGGAGATGTTTTGATAATTAGTTCAACAAAAATGAAGACTCATCAATTCGTTAAGAAAGCTCATCTCGGTTTGGTCACCGCACTTACTTTCTCCCCTGATTCAAG GTGCTTAGTGTCAGTATCTTTTGACTCAAGAGCAAAGCTAACCGTcattgaaaaaaatcaaaatcctgAAACAA ATGGAATAAACTGGTTGGTGGTGTTTTTGTTGTTCGTGTTGCTAGTAGTGGTTTTGTATTATTTCTTGATGGTAAATGGGATCATAGCCTCATAG
- the LOC125575586 gene encoding mitogen-activated protein kinase 17 has protein sequence MLEKEFFTEYGEASQYQIQEVVGKGSYGVVASAECPHTGGKVAIKKMTNVFEHVSDAIRILREIKLLRLLKHPDIVEIKHIMLPPCRKEFKDIYVVFELMESDLHHVLKVNDDLTPQHHQFFLYQLLRGLKFMHSAHVFHRDLKPKNILANADCKIKICDLGLARVSFTDSPSAVFWTDYVATRWYRAPELCGSFYSNYTPAIDMWSVGCIFAEMLTGKPLFPGKNVVHQLELVTDLLGTPSPITLSRIRNEKARKYLSNMRRKDPVPFTHKFPNIDPVALKLLQRLVAFDPKDRPSAEEALADPYFQGLANVDYEPSRQPISKLEFEFERRKLTRDDVRELMYREILEYHPQMLQEYLQGEENINSHFMYPSGVDQFKQEFARLEEHDDNEEERNSPPIQRKYTSLPRERVCSSEDEGGDSVHAQLPSSSVVFTPPQTPNTETGLSSKKTAQVDKAAATPVKRSACLVRSDSICASRCVGVSSAVS, from the exons ATGTTGGAGAAAGAGTTTTTCACCGAGTATGGCGAAGCAAGCCAATACCAGATCCAAGAAGTTGTCGGAAAAGGAAGCTATGGTGTTGTTGCCTCTGCCGAATGTCCCCACACTGGTGGCAAAGTTGCTATCAAGAAGATGACCAATGTCTTTGAACACGTCTCTGACGCTATAAGGATACTCAGGGAGATCAAGCTGCTCAGGCTTCTCAAACATCCCGATATCGTGGAGATCAAACATATCATGCTGCCTCCTTGCCGCAAGGAGTTCAAAGATATCTATGTTGTTTTTGAGTTGATGGAGTCGGATCTTCACCATGTCTTAAAGGTAAATGACGACCTCACTCCTCAGCATCATCAATTCTTCTTGTACCAACTTCTTCGTGGCTTAAAATTCATGCACTCAG CTCATGTGTTCCATAGAGATCTGAAGCCTAAGAACATCCTGGCTAATGCTGATTGCAAAATCAAGATCTGTGATTTGGGACTTGCTCGTGTCTCCTTCACTGATTCCCCTTCTGCCGTCTTCTGGACT GACTATGTTGCTACAAGATGGTACCGTGCTCCAGAGCTCTGTGGTTCCTTCTATTCCAAC TACACGCCAGCGATTGACATGTGGAGCGTTGGCTGCATATTTGCAGAGATGCTAACTGGGAAGCCCTTGTTTCCTGGCAAAAACGTTGTGCACCAGCTTGAACTCGTCACGGATCTGCTTGGAACTCCATCACCGATTACTCTATCCAgg ATTCGGAATGAGAAGGCTAGAAAGTATTTGAGTAACATGAGGAGAAAGGATCCTGTTCCTTTCACTCATAAGTTCCCCAATATTGATCCTGTGGCGCTGAAGTTGCTTCAGCGTTTAGTTGCTTTTGATCCAAAGGACCGTCCCTCTGCTGAAGAG GCGTTGGCTGATCCGTATTTTCAAGGATTGGCAAATGTGGACTACGAACCTTCGAGGCAACCCATCTCGAagctagagtttgagtttgaaaGGAGGAAGTTGACTCGGGATGATGTGAGGGAGCTCATGTACAGAGAG ATTTTGGAGTACCATCCACAGATGTTGCAAGAgtatctacaaggagaagagaACATCAACTCTCATTTTATGTACCCCAG CGGAGTTGACCAGTTCAAACAAGAGTTTGCAAGACTGGAAGAACACGACGACAATGAGGAGGAACGTAACTCCCCACCAATCCAGAGGAAGTACACGTCACTTCCAAG AGAACGGGTGTGCTCATCAGAGGACGAGGGTGGTGATTCGGTTCACGCACAATTGCCTTCGTCTTCAGTGGTGTTTACACCTCCACAGACTCCAAACACAGAGACTGGGTTATCATCAAAGAAGACGGCACAAGTAGACAAAGCAGCAGCAACTCCGGTTAAACGGTCAGCTTGTCTGGTGAGGAGTGATAGTATCTGTGCTTCCAGATGTGTTGGCGTCTCCTCTGCTGTCTCTTAG